The Echinicola rosea genome has a segment encoding these proteins:
- a CDS encoding leucine-rich repeat domain-containing protein, translating to MIRSRLYIVLLGLVLLPRMVSAQDMGDYSKQEVKDFSQKVEDQIQFLEYFLNTVGSAETSARDKDVIITESYKKIFRDGKVQVEDDLLLDRQVITNKDVPAYLKDVEFFFKDASFKFKVRDVKPFLRDNDELSFLVSMDRTLKAIGLDDEEIENTKPRFVEVNLDPQSSELKIASIYTTKLSRDEELTEWWSNISLEWETYFREKFNLIEDSITMEHLNRISAIDSLDLSDNKLIQDLKPLASLRDLKYIDISNTMIRELGPISNVTYLAYLDVSNTPTADIQFVKYSDNLQYLNISNTLIENIDDLTSLANLKVLIAENTPLMSFAGLNSFNGLEELNLEKSGLNNVENINQLTNLKRLNISGNYLINFEFLADLKNLEEINLSRTNIGSLDPLRDLEHLAVVRINETSVNNLTPLEQKKSLMTVYADRTEIAEEQANAFAVSNRKVLLIHNVENLQTWWTTLPEGWEEVLRKYIPGKSGSMPSVEEISRIVGVDSLDLSGSDITNLRPVIKFKKLISLKFDDTKIHELSPVRELQTLKQLSANYAPIANLEDVGAVVGLEKISLKETLVSSIEPLQKLHSLEYLDVDGTEVPKWEVQTLLQVVPNANIIFRSEELKGWWNSLDGDWQTLFVEEFNISTEPNSRELHKLTSSRELKIQRKSIQNLRPLVDFINLQTLQIHDVPLRDITDLSSFELIKNLSITQAPITTVEPLAGLKTLKHLNLSNTGVEDLRPLEGLTNLETLILSGTSVRRLRGLDTLHKLEELDIASTDVRSIRDIEDLRGLKKLSCFNTRINSRQIDRFKESNPECEVRYY from the coding sequence ATGATCAGAAGTAGGCTATATATCGTCTTATTGGGATTGGTGCTTTTGCCAAGAATGGTGTCCGCCCAAGATATGGGAGATTACTCCAAGCAGGAAGTGAAGGATTTCTCCCAGAAAGTAGAAGACCAGATCCAGTTTCTGGAGTATTTTCTCAATACTGTAGGAAGCGCCGAAACATCGGCGAGGGACAAGGATGTGATCATTACGGAAAGCTACAAGAAGATTTTCAGGGATGGCAAGGTTCAGGTAGAAGATGACCTGCTGCTAGACCGCCAAGTGATCACCAATAAGGATGTGCCTGCTTACTTAAAAGACGTAGAATTTTTCTTCAAAGATGCCAGTTTTAAGTTTAAAGTAAGGGATGTAAAGCCCTTTCTCAGGGACAATGACGAGTTGTCCTTTTTGGTATCCATGGATAGAACCCTTAAAGCCATCGGTTTGGACGATGAGGAGATTGAAAATACCAAGCCCCGTTTCGTGGAAGTCAATCTGGATCCACAATCCAGTGAATTGAAAATAGCGAGTATTTATACCACCAAGTTGAGCCGTGATGAGGAATTGACAGAGTGGTGGAGCAATATTTCCTTGGAGTGGGAAACCTATTTTAGGGAGAAATTCAACCTCATAGAGGATTCCATTACGATGGAACATCTAAACCGAATAAGTGCCATAGACAGCTTGGACTTGTCAGACAATAAGCTCATTCAAGACCTGAAGCCTTTGGCATCACTAAGAGACCTTAAGTACATCGATATCAGCAATACGATGATTCGTGAGCTGGGACCGATTAGTAATGTGACATATTTAGCCTATTTGGATGTTTCCAATACGCCTACGGCAGATATCCAATTTGTGAAATATTCCGATAATTTACAGTACCTGAATATTTCCAATACGCTCATCGAGAATATTGATGACCTTACTTCATTGGCAAACCTTAAGGTGTTGATAGCTGAAAACACCCCTCTGATGAGCTTTGCGGGCTTGAATTCGTTTAATGGACTAGAAGAGCTTAATCTGGAAAAAAGTGGTCTCAATAACGTAGAAAATATCAATCAGCTAACAAACCTAAAGCGATTGAATATAAGTGGAAATTACCTGATCAATTTTGAGTTTCTAGCAGACCTTAAAAATCTCGAAGAGATTAACCTGTCAAGAACAAATATTGGAAGTTTGGATCCATTGAGAGACCTTGAGCACCTGGCCGTCGTAAGAATCAATGAAACTTCTGTGAACAATCTTACGCCGTTGGAGCAAAAGAAGAGCCTAATGACGGTATATGCTGATAGGACAGAGATAGCGGAGGAACAAGCAAATGCCTTTGCAGTAAGTAATCGAAAAGTTTTATTGATCCATAATGTCGAAAACTTACAAACATGGTGGACAACATTGCCAGAAGGATGGGAGGAAGTCCTGAGAAAGTATATCCCGGGCAAAAGTGGCAGCATGCCGTCAGTGGAAGAAATCAGTAGAATCGTAGGAGTGGACTCCTTGGACCTTTCAGGCAGTGACATCACTAACCTGCGACCTGTAATTAAATTTAAAAAGCTGATTTCTCTAAAGTTTGATGACACCAAAATCCATGAGCTAAGTCCTGTCAGGGAGCTGCAGACGCTAAAACAGCTTTCTGCCAATTATGCACCGATTGCCAATTTGGAGGATGTAGGTGCTGTAGTGGGCTTGGAAAAAATTTCCCTAAAGGAAACTTTGGTGTCGAGCATAGAACCGTTGCAAAAACTCCACAGTCTGGAATACCTTGATGTGGATGGTACAGAGGTGCCCAAATGGGAGGTGCAGACATTGCTGCAAGTGGTGCCCAATGCCAATATTATTTTCAGATCTGAGGAGCTCAAAGGTTGGTGGAACAGCTTGGATGGTGATTGGCAAACGCTCTTTGTAGAAGAGTTCAATATTTCTACCGAACCAAACTCCCGTGAACTGCACAAGCTTACCTCCAGCAGGGAACTGAAAATTCAGCGAAAGAGTATTCAGAATTTGAGACCTCTGGTGGATTTTATCAATTTACAGACCTTGCAAATCCATGATGTACCATTAAGAGATATTACGGACCTGTCCAGTTTTGAATTGATTAAAAATCTAAGCATAACCCAAGCTCCAATCACTACTGTGGAGCCATTGGCAGGTTTGAAAACCCTAAAACATCTTAACCTTTCCAATACTGGTGTGGAAGACCTTCGACCCTTGGAAGGGTTGACGAATTTGGAAACATTGATTTTGTCAGGGACTAGCGTAAGGAGATTAAGAGGACTGGATACTTTGCATAAGCTCGAAGAGCTGGATATAGCCAGTACTGATGTTCGCAGCATAAGGGATATAGAAGACCTTCGCGGACTCAAAAAGCTAAGCTGCTTTAATACACGAATCAACAGCAGGCAGATCGATAGATTTAAAGAGTCCAATCCTGAGTGTGAAGTGAGGTACTATTAA
- a CDS encoding adenylyl-sulfate kinase, with the protein MTQIFLGSVGLYNLARKGLIKCFTGINSPYEEPLTPDLKISTKVPNETKCVEQILKLLEDRNFI; encoded by the coding sequence ATGACCCAAATATTTTTAGGTTCAGTAGGTTTATATAATCTTGCAAGAAAAGGATTGATCAAATGCTTTACTGGAATCAATTCACCCTATGAGGAGCCATTGACACCGGATTTGAAAATTTCTACGAAAGTTCCAAACGAAACGAAATGTGTAGAACAGATATTAAAGCTGCTTGAGGATAGGAACTTTATTTAA